The genome window TACTCCTCGGCCACTGCTCTGATGGCGGCGTTCATGGTTTGCGGTAAATCGAGGGCGCCACCAGTTTCAACGCGTCGGACACACCGTTGAGACTCTCCGAGTGGCTGACGATGAAATACCCGCCGGGCTTGAGCCGGGGGATCAAGCGCGCGACCACTTTGCTTTTGGTCGGTTGGTCGAAATAGATCATGACGTTGCGCAGGAAGATCACATCGAACTCCCCCAGCTCCGGCAAGGTGTCGTTGAGATTGACCTGGATGAAGTTGACCCGGTTGCGCAACGCCCGGTCGATGAGGAACGTGCCTTGCTGGCTGCCGGTGCCCTTGAGGCAATATTTCACCAGCAGCGGCTGGGGCAGGGTGCGGGCGCGTTCCATCGGATAATGCCCGGAGCGCGCCTTGGCCAGCACCTGGCTGCTGATGTCCGAACCGATCACTTCCCAGGGCGTGGTGCCCAGCCCTTCGGCCAGGGTCATGGCCAGGCTATAGGGTTCTTCCCCGGAAGAGCTGGCCGCGCTCCACAGGCGGAAGGTCTTGCCCGGCGTTGCGTGGGGCAGTACGTGTTGGCGCAGGAAATCGAAATGCTTGGGCTCGCGGAAAAAATAGGTTTCGTTGGTCGTCAGCAGGTCCAGCGCCACTTGTAATTCATCGGTGCGCTGACCGTTCATGATCAGCTTGAAATACTCGCCGTAGCTGTCCAGCCCATAGTGCTTGAGGCGTTTGAACAGACGCCCGGCCACCAGGGCTTTCTTGGCCTCGGACAGGCTGATGCCGGCGGCCTGGTACAGCCAGGACTGAAACTGGCTGAATTCTCGGTCACTGAGCGCCAGCGCGTTTGCCGGGCGTTCCTTGCAGGTATCGGTGTTCACGGGGCATCCACTTCCAGCGCGTTCGGGCTGGCTTCGGCGAGTTGGGACATTTCGTCGATGGACAGCACGCGGTCCACCTCCAGCACGATGACGAACTTGCCATCGACCTTGGCCATGCCACTGATGAAATCGGCTCGGATCTTCGCGCCGAAGCTCGGTGGCGGCTCGATCTGCGAGGCCGGGATTTCCAGCACCGCCGACACCGTGTCCACCAGCAGGCCAATGTCCTGGGCCTGGCCGTCGGCGCTGGACGCCTCGATGATCACCACGCACGAGCGCCGGCTGATCGCCGAATTCGGCCGACCGAAACGGGCCGACAGGTCGACGACCGGCACGACCGCGCCCCGCAGGTTGATCACCCCGCGCACGAAGGTCGGCATCATCGGCACCACGGTCAGGTTGCCGTATTCGATGATTTCCTTGATGCACAGGATGCCGATGGCAAACATCTCCGTGCCGAGCATAAACGTCAGGTATTGCGCTTCTTCCTCGACCGCGAGGGCGGTTTGACGTGTGGTCGCGATGGCGCCCATTGCTTTTTCTCCTTTAAGCAAGCCTGTGGAACCGGGCCATCAGAACCGGGTGAATTCCGATTCGTCCGGAGCGCTGGCCATGTTGTAGGCAAACGCCTTGGGCATGATCGGTGCCGGTGCCCGCGCCGGTTTGCGGCCGGAGGAGCCTGGGGTGTTGTCGACCCTGGCAACTTGCACAGCAGACTTGGGCGGCGTGTCCAGGGTGAAGAAGCTCATGGCCTGTTGCAGCTGTTCGGCCTGGCTGCTCATTTCCTCGGCGGTGGCGGCCAGCTCTTCGCTGCTGGAGGCGTTCTGCTGGGTCACCTGGTTGAGCTGGGTCATGGCGGTGTTGATCTGCGCCACACCGGCGGCCTGTTCTTCGGAGGCGGCGCTGATTTCCTGCACCAGGTCCGAGGTCTTGTTGATCGAGGGGACCATCTCGTTGAGCAGGTTCCCAGCCTTTTCCGCCATATCGACGCTGCTGGAGGACAGCTCGCCGATTTCCTGGGCGGCCACCTGGCTGCGTTCGGCCAGCTTGCGCACTTCGGCGGCGACCACGGCGAAGCCTTTGCCGTGTTCACCGGCGCGGGCTGCCTCGATGGCAGCGTTGAGCGCCAGCAGGTTGGTCTGGTAGGCGATGTCGTCGATGATGCTGATGCGCTGGGCGATTTTCTTCATCGCCACCACGGTCTGCTGCACCGATTCGCCGCCGTCGGTGGCTTCCTTGGCGGCTTTGCTGGCCATGCCATCGGTGACCTTGGCGTTCTCGGTGTTCTGGTTGATGCTGGCGCTCATCTGCTCGATGGACGCACTGGTTTCCTCGACACTGGCCGCCTGCTCGCTGGTGGCCTGGCTCATCGATTGCGCGGTGGCGCTGACTTCTTCGGAAGCACTGGCCAGGTTGTCCGCAGCGTTACGCACTTCGCCAATGATGTGCGAGAGCTTGCCGATCATGTTCTGCATGGCGTTGAGCACCATGCCGGTTTCGTCTTTGGAGCCGCCTTCGATTTTTGCGTTCAGGTTGCCTTCGGCCAATTGCTCGGCGACGGTCGCGGCCTGTTTCAAGGGGCGGGAGATGATGCGCGAGATGAACAGCGCCAGGCCCAGGCCCACCAGCAGGGCGGCAATCAGCGCGACGATGATCGACAGGCGCGATTTCTCAAACAGCGCTGCGCCACGCTCGCTGGCGGCGCCAGCGCCGGCGTCATTGAGTTCCACCAGTTTTTGCAGGTCGTTGACCACCAGATCGAATTGACGCTTGGATTCGCCCTTGAGCAGTGCATGGGCTTGCTCGGTCAGGTTTTGCCGAGACAGCGCAAGCAGGTCCTTGCTGACGGCGAGGTAAGCGACCCAGTCATTGCGGGTGGTTTCGAACAGCTGGCGATCTTCCGCGCTGGAGAGCAGTTTTTCATAGGTCGCCATGCGGGTTTCAAACCCCTTTTTGGCTTCTTCCGCTTCTTGTTCGACAGTGAGGCGTTCTTGTTCGGAATCGGCGGTAATGTGGCGGTTTTCCTTGAGGCGATAGTTTG of Pseudomonas fluorescens contains these proteins:
- a CDS encoding CheR family methyltransferase, coding for MNTDTCKERPANALALSDREFSQFQSWLYQAAGISLSEAKKALVAGRLFKRLKHYGLDSYGEYFKLIMNGQRTDELQVALDLLTTNETYFFREPKHFDFLRQHVLPHATPGKTFRLWSAASSSGEEPYSLAMTLAEGLGTTPWEVIGSDISSQVLAKARSGHYPMERARTLPQPLLVKYCLKGTGSQQGTFLIDRALRNRVNFIQVNLNDTLPELGEFDVIFLRNVMIYFDQPTKSKVVARLIPRLKPGGYFIVSHSESLNGVSDALKLVAPSIYRKP
- a CDS encoding chemotaxis protein CheW, encoding MGAIATTRQTALAVEEEAQYLTFMLGTEMFAIGILCIKEIIEYGNLTVVPMMPTFVRGVINLRGAVVPVVDLSARFGRPNSAISRRSCVVIIEASSADGQAQDIGLLVDTVSAVLEIPASQIEPPPSFGAKIRADFISGMAKVDGKFVIVLEVDRVLSIDEMSQLAEASPNALEVDAP
- a CDS encoding methyl-accepting chemotaxis protein, with the protein product MKWFYDLRIATKLITSFLVVLALTAVMGVFAIIQLGEVNSTTVEIRENWMPSMRAASGMRFYGANYRLKENRHITADSEQERLTVEQEAEEAKKGFETRMATYEKLLSSAEDRQLFETTRNDWVAYLAVSKDLLALSRQNLTEQAHALLKGESKRQFDLVVNDLQKLVELNDAGAGAASERGAALFEKSRLSIIVALIAALLVGLGLALFISRIISRPLKQAATVAEQLAEGNLNAKIEGGSKDETGMVLNAMQNMIGKLSHIIGEVRNAADNLASASEEVSATAQSMSQATSEQAASVEETSASIEQMSASINQNTENAKVTDGMASKAAKEATDGGESVQQTVVAMKKIAQRISIIDDIAYQTNLLALNAAIEAARAGEHGKGFAVVAAEVRKLAERSQVAAQEIGELSSSSVDMAEKAGNLLNEMVPSINKTSDLVQEISAASEEQAAGVAQINTAMTQLNQVTQQNASSSEELAATAEEMSSQAEQLQQAMSFFTLDTPPKSAVQVARVDNTPGSSGRKPARAPAPIMPKAFAYNMASAPDESEFTRF